In Heteronotia binoei isolate CCM8104 ecotype False Entrance Well chromosome 4, APGP_CSIRO_Hbin_v1, whole genome shotgun sequence, a genomic segment contains:
- the LOC132570484 gene encoding perilipin-3-like — translation MSQKDKKKKISSQKTNEQVQQNVVTSVANLSLASSACDVHTTCTTTKDSHSVVESVRKKPEKGIKMAATAAACGVQPVLTKLDSQTIYILKEYTCQGVDKRKEKLPVVQQPANKVISDTKKPLSTKPVSAEKAISSTVVKVKNTVTGVTDAAPKTAQGQVAAAKSTAMESAAVRQKGASNPFAMLRKPDAWLDPFPPVTGQQLARHTSASAEQQKEPNSYSVHMGMLPTKVCQRFVGKMKDTVQSIQDGLFHLHITFDLIEYSKRSVDQKRPDVQEELNKMWLTWSMAELEVAERKNLLKAKSIESQIVLVFRNIIQRLRTGCLALRFHTQGLPGQVHEHIHKLETLIDFLQTYAAVSFQNFPSTMLDLSKLKILQVRILLTDLLDYVTENIILTWSKPLASSKDLSEGTKGTEPLESSKDLAEGTKGTEPLASSKDLAEGTKGTEPLESSKDLAESTKGTEPLASAKDLAEGTKGTEPLESSKDLAEGATRTEETNRPSGRKSK, via the exons ATGTCTCAAaaagacaaaaagaagaagatctcTTCTCAGAAGACAAATGAGCAGGTTCAGCAG AATGTGGTAACCTCTGTGGCAAACTTATCATTAGCAAGCTCTGCCTGTGATGTCCACACTACCTGTACTACAACAAAAGATAGTCACTCTGTTGTTGAATCGGTCCGCAAGAAACCAGAGAAGGGCATTAAGATGGCAGCGACTGCGGCAGCTTGTGGTGTGCAGCCCGTTCTAACAAAACTAGACTCTCAGA CTATCtacatattaaaagaatacaCCTGCCAAGGGGTAGATAAGCGGAAAGAGAAACTTCCAGTTGTTCAACAGCCAGCAAATAAG GTTATTTCGGACACCAAAAAGCCATTGTCAACCAAACCGGTCAGTGCTGAAAAGGCCATTAGCAGTACAGTTGTAAAAGTGAAGAATACAGTCACAGGAGTGACAGATGCGGCTCCAAAGACTGCACAAGGGCAAGTGGCTGCAGCTAAGAGTACTGCCATGGAATCTGCTGCTGTCCGTCAGAAGGGGGCAAGTAACCCATTTGCCATGCTAAGGAAACCAGATGCTTGGCTGGATCCCTTCCCCCCAGTAACAGGTCAACAATTAG CAAGGCATACATCAGCTTCTGCGGAGCAGCAGAAAGAGCCCAACAGCTACTCTGTGCACATGGGAATGCTCCCGACCAAAGTGTGCCAGCGCTTTGTGGGCAAAATGAAGGACACAGTCCAAAGCATCCAGGATGGACTCTTCCACCTGCACATAACATTTGATCTG ATTGAGTATTCTAAACGCTCGGTGGATCAAAAACGCCCAGATGTGCAGGAAGAGCTCAACAAGATGTGGCTGACATGGAGCATGGCAGAGTTAGAAGTGGCTGAAAGGAAGAACTTGTTAAAGGCAAAG TCAATCGAGTCTCAGATAGTGCTGGTATTCCGTAATATTATTCAGCGTCTACGGACTGGCTGTCTTGCTCTGCGTTTTCATACTCAGGGACTCCCAGGCCAGGTGCACGAACACATCCACAAGTTGGAAACACTTATTGATTTTCTCCAGACCTATGCAGCTGTTTCCTTCCAGAATTTTCCTAGCACCATGCTGGATCTCAGCAAGCTGAAGATCCTCCAAGTACGGATACTGCTGACTGATTTGCTAGATTACGTGACCGAGAACATAATTCTCACATGGTCTAAGCCTCTTGCATCTTCCAAAGATCTATCAGAAGGTACTAAAGGGACTGAGCCTCTTGAATCTTCCAAAGATCTAGCAGAAGGTACTAAGGGAACTGAGCCTCTTGCATCTTCCAAAGATCTAGCAGAAGGTACTAAAGGGACTGAGCCTCTTGAATCTTCCAAAGATCTAGCAGAAAGTACTAAGGGAACTGAGCCTCTTGCATCTGCCAAAGATCTAGCAGAAGGTACTAAAGGGACTGAGCCTCTTGAATCTTCCAAAGATCTAGCAGAAGGTGCTACAAGGACTGAAGAAACTAACCGGCCTTCAGGCCGCAAGTCAAAATGA